One part of the Phaeodactylum tricornutum CCAP 1055/1 chromosome 17, whole genome shotgun sequence genome encodes these proteins:
- a CDS encoding predicted protein has protein sequence MASRAVFVSTRRYLSSTSTKDRVGTFVQRSKPTNEPNAVPKAPLAGETTALPEEEAAIPHETQVKNGALAVSLLAFCVGVAWYSMNAVGQAGGDKDDPLAALKEEAAVAQVKQDREAQTSDEATSMLESFQSGEFDPDKYEELEAEQEAANRKSPWYKFW, from the coding sequence ATGGCCAGCCGAGCTGTCTTCGTGTCTACTAGACGCTATCTGTCGTCTACTTCCACAAAAGATCGCGTTGGAACCTTCGTTCAGCGATCGAAACCTACCAACGAGCCGAACGCTGTACCGAAAGCGCCCTTGGCCGGCGAAACCACTGCATTacccgaagaagaagccgcgATCCCTCATGAGACACAGGTGAAAAACGGCGCGCTTGCTGTTTCTCTCTTGGCATTTTGTGTTGGTGTGGCCTGGTATTCTATGAATGCTGTTGGGCAAGCCGGAGGGGATAAGGACGACCCGCTCGCGGCGCTGAAAGAAGAAGCTGCTGTTGCGCAGGTAAAACAAGATCGCGAAGCTCAGACGTCAGATGAAGCCACTTCGATGCTGGAAAGTTTCCAATCCGGAGAGTTCGATCCTGACAAGTACGAAGAACTGGAAGCTGAACAAGAAGCAGCGAACCGTAAGAGTCCTTGGTATAAATTCTGGTAA
- a CDS encoding predicted protein, translating into GCPVKHSEYNVYSQPIDPKNNMPKIANQLPAPGQSKELPTERVHSTIPKGGTDNSTWTYPSPQMFYNALARKGKLGDTDEDDIISVVALHNNMNEKTWQKVLEWEKVLCANSATLPKLLRFQGRPSDLSPKAAFKHYVLGHPMPYDRHDWTVLRADGTTVRYVIDYYHDDTKARDEASSALPELSDAEATPSLLVDVRPALDSPVQLYNRVL; encoded by the exons GGCTGTCCAGTCAAGCATTCTGAGTACAATGTTTATTCGCAGCCGATCGATCCAAAAAACAACATGCCAAAAATTGCCAATCAGCTACCGGCACCGGGACAATCTAAAGAGCTACCCACGGAGAGAGTCCACAGTACAATTCCGAAG GGCGGAACGGACAACTCCACGTGGACGTATCCATCTCCGCAAATGTTTTACAACGCCTTGGCTCGCAAAGGTAAACTGGGCGATACAGACGAAGATGATATTATCAGCGTCGTGGCGTTGCACAACAACATGAACGAAAAGACTTGGCAAAAAGTTTTGGAATGGGAGAAAGTGCTATGCGCCAACTCTGCGACACTTCCAAAGCTGTTGAGGTTTCAAGGACGGCCGTCGGACTTGTCACCGAAAGCGGCTTTTAAGCATTACGTGCTCGGGCACCCGATGCCTTATGACCGTCACGATTGGACTGTGCTGCGGGCCGATGGAACAACTGTGCGGTACGTAATTGATTACTACCACGACGATACAAAGGCACGGGACGAGGCTTCTTCAGCATTGCCCGAGTTGAGCGATGCTGAAGCAACACCTTCTCTTTTGGTGGACGTACGTCCCGCGCTCGATAGTCCAGTACAACTGTACAACCGGGTGTTG
- a CDS encoding predicted protein — translation MNPRNVVREIKYATIGASISSPRVLDVDRDKLRRILGHVPMEVVERTLTATTQLAERTGEMPLHRRYKTKFEQLRYRRLKCTLYSDTFKSSIKSSRGHTHTQGFVCGDSYFIYHYLMKAESAADQGLAEFIHNIGIPAQLHTDNAKVETLSEWKKFTSSHWIKTTVTEPYSPWQNRCEHEFGAARIHTRLVLETTKCPEQLWDYALAYVIFVRNHTARKALAWITPITAMTGDTHDISEILVFEFFEPVQYFDNPSKVGRWLGIVTNVGQALCYHILTDKGTVITRSTVTPLQNLDSSALQTALATFDAAIRETYQPSDFALGNKIKAPAFRRDKAMKVAWRSDDPGDGNTRNRHVLYDLNEGDDHIQLDPGLTVDDFFENDSPDQDPTSLILRQGRVIKRNRDGTPVPNDDPGNFVVEFDDGTEEVHGYQALLDAVYKQVDDDGNEWYTFDDIVDHQGTYAWMANGEFTWEPLTSLKESNPYPVAKYAADHNLLSEHAFSYWAPTVLKKADRWIRAAKTRKKKNRYKYGIEVPRNVPNAYELEAETATTSGAMQFAKKWIHLRA, via the exons atGAACCCTCGCAACGTCGTTCGCGAGATCAAATACGCCACTATCGGTGCGTCCATATCCAGCCCTCGGGTGTTGGACGTCGACCGCGATAAATTACGGCGAATTCTCGGACATGTGCCGATGGAAGTAGTTGAGCGTACTCTTACCGCCACTACACAACTAGCGGAGCGCACGGGCGAAATGCCTTTGCATCGTCGTTATAAAACCAAGTTTGAACAACTTCGGTATCGACGTTTGAAATGCACACTTTATAGTGATACTTTTAAATCCTCTATAAAATCCTCGCGTGGACATACCCATACTCAGGGTTTTGTCTGTGGTGACTCTTACTTTATCTATCATTACCTAATGAAAGCAGAGTCCGCGGCAGACCAGGGTCTCGCCGAATTCATCCACAACATCGGTATTCCTGCACAATTGCACACCGATAACGCGAAAGTGGAAACACTTAGCGAATGGAAAAAATTTACTTCCAGTCACTGGATAAAGACGACGGTCACTGAACCCTACTCTCCGTGGCAAAAtcgttgcgaacacgaatttgGTGCTGCGCGCATTCACACGCGCCTCGTTCTCGAAACCACCAAGTGTCCCGAACAATTATGGGACTACGCCCTTGCCTACGTCATTTTCGTACGTAACCACACGGCACGAAAAGCGCTGGCCTGGATCACGCCTATTACTGCGATGACTGGCGACACCCATGATATTTCTGAAATCctggttttcgaatttttcgaaccagttcagtattttgacaatccat ccaaagtcggccgTTGGTTAGGTATTGTAACCAATGTGGGCCAAGCCTTGTGCTACCATATTTTGACGGACAAGGGTACTGTAATCACTCGATCTACTGTTACACCCCTCCAAAACCTCGATTCGTCTGCTCTGCAGACTGCCCTCGCTACTTTTGACGCCGCCATAAGGGAGACTTATCAGCCTTCTGATTTCGCCCTcggcaacaaaatcaaagcgccGGCTTTCCGCCGTGACAAAGCGATGAAAGTCGCTTGGCgatccgacgatcccggcGATGGCAACACCCGTAACAGACATGTGTTATACGATCTGAACGAAGGGGATGACCATATTCAACTGGATCCCGGGCTCACGgttgacgatttcttcgagaaCGACTCACCGGATCAGGACCCCACCTCCTTAATATTG CGCCAGGGCCGAGTTATCAAGCGCAATCGCGACGGTACTCCAGTCCCTAACGACGACCCTGgaaatttcgttgtcgaattcgacgacggtaccgagGAAGTCCACGGTTACCAAGCTCTCCTTGATGCTGTTTATAAGCAGgtcgatgatgacggaaatgaatggtacacctttgatgatattgtcgaCCATCAAGGGACGTACGCGTGGATG GCCAACGGTGAATTTACCTGGGAGCCCCTCACCTCTTTGAAGGAGAGCAATCCCTACCCGGTGGCCAAATATGCGGCCGACCACAATCTCTTATCCgaacatgccttttcttATTGGGCTCCCACCGtgctgaaaaaggccgatcgatggatccgtgctgccaagacgcgaaaaaagaaaaatcgataCAAATACGGAATAGAAGTCCCTCGCAACGTACCCAACGCTTACGAATTGGAAGCAGAAACGGCAACCACCTCTGGCGCGAtgcaattcgcaaagaaatggatacacTTGAGAGCATGA
- a CDS encoding predicted protein has product MAEEQTYLRVRRRRNAGTALTMIRLEGIEDSRKRDRTDDEAIQDLTASLSLQHDEAQPRKLRKRSTVWRRLDSTSTESEEIDTKAKRRSFRVIDAILSDDEFTDLPLAAELQRHKRRRLKLVETTEDAPSLLKAQTSAPSVAKSLGYRVLDPLSRLVDDSLQSVHRGETTIQQHMNLILTDSRLMDQSWLEWCNDKYGNLLHSCAVWNEVQHATDLLSRNLDNMADTLDAEGRTPYQVAQLSGNTQMCAVLEAFGADHGNYVYDIYCMDDEPSLNTDAEAPDALIEEPIACSLFGGVGYWNEKGKLVLEIPAGIKGSATAQSNQDEEDSNDEYWMGNDYPDEDAWGESDSDSNDPCLPDVTYRRRIVCFGEDQNSSQSAHAGSDNGEDGFDAAYGIALQNDIDYEYG; this is encoded by the coding sequence ATGGCAGAAGAACAGACGTACTTGCGAGTGCGACGAAGACGTAACGCTGGCACGGCCTTGACGATGATTCGGCTAGAAGGCATTGAAGATAGCCGAAAACGAGATCGAACTGACGATGAAGCTATTCAGGATCTGACCGCATCGTTATCATTGCAACACGACGAAGCGCAGCCCCGAAAATTGCGCAAACGATCTACCGTGTGGCGTCGTTTAGACTCGACTTCAACTGAATCAGAGGAGATCGACACAAAGGCCAAGCGCCGTTCGTTTCGAGTTATTGACGCTATTCTGTCCGATGATGAATTCACTGATCTCCCTCTTGCTGCCGAATTACAACGTCACAAGCGACGACGACTGAAGCTTGTAGAAACAACCGAGGACGCCCCAAGTCTACTAAAAGCGCAAACTTCCGCTCCGTCCGTCGCCAAATCACTGGGGTACCGAGTTTTGGACCCGCTAAGTCGACTTGTTGATGACTCTCTGCAATCCGTTCATCGAGGGGAAACAACGATTCAGCAACACATGAATTTGATCTTGACCGACTCTAGATTAATGGATCAGTCTTGGCTAGAATGGTGTAACGATAAATATGGAAATCTTTTGCATTCCTGCGCTGTGTGGAATGAGGTGCAACATGCGACCGATCTCTTATCCCGTAATCTGGATAACATGGCCGACACTTTGGATGCTGAAGGGCGCACACCCTATCAAGTCGCACAGCTTTCGGGCAATACGCAAATGTGCGCTGTATTGGAAGCCTTTGGGGCAGATCATGGCAACTACGTGTACGATATTTATTGTATGGATGATGAGCCGTCACTTAATACTGATGCAGAAGCCCCGGATGCCCTAATAGAAGAGCCAATTGCTTGCTCATTGTTTGGTGGGGTAGGCTATTGGAACGAAAAGGGTAAGCTAGTTCTAGAAATTCCAGCCGGAATCAAAGGAAGTGCTACTGCACAATCCAatcaagacgaagaagactcCAATGATGAATATTGGATGGGTAATGATTATCCTGATGAGGATGCGTGGGGTGAAAGTGATAGTGATTCCAATGATCCTTGTTTGCCGGATGTTACATATCGAAGGCGTATTGTTTGTTTTGGTGAAGACCAAAATAGCTCCCAGTCAGCACACGCGGGATCCGACAACGGAGAAGATGGCTTCGACGCAGCGTACGGAATTGCTCTTCAGAATGACATTGACTACGAATACGGGTGA
- a CDS encoding predicted protein, whose product VTVLEAGSDTLSKVKISGGGRCNVLHDTAKAVPELLAGYPRGRRELNGILHKHFSPKMAQEWFTSRGVTLKTENDGRMFPTTDNSQTIIKALLESADDASVSIKHRAKVEEIKIDGSKFVVDYLQKNQGSEKESFSRAFDAVILATGSAPIGYKLASSLGLDMVPTVPSLFTLNAKLDVKEGGVLHGLSGVSVPLGKISYQVLAQQPTLEVPGDITITTNTKKSVLEQQGPLLITHHGLSGPAALRLSAFGARELNGANYRGKLTVHWAPSLGNVDDVFEALWMITGTNPKKTVSSICPLFLSDGSTALPRRLWASLVGCSGFALDQTWGQASKKITRQLALLVTACPLQLTGKGTFKEEFVTAGGVDLKQMDMKTMQVKSCPGLFVCGELLNVDGVTGGFNFMNCWGTGYVAGSSAATFSAQSLPSNQDFSLVED is encoded by the coding sequence GTGACGGTGCTAGAAGCTGGCTCCGATACGTTGTCGAAGGTGAAAATTTCAGGTGGAGGACGATGCAACGTCCTGCACGATACCGCTAAGGCTGTTCCAGAACTCCTTGCCGGCTATCCTCGAGGGCGTCGAGAACTCAACGGAATCCTACACAAGCACTTCTCGCCCAAAATGGCGCAAGAGTGGTTTACCAGTCGTGGTGTAACACTCAAGACTGAGAATGACGGTCGCATGTTTCCAACCACGGATAATTCGCAAACTATCATCAAGGCGCTACTGGAATCTGCCGACGATGCCAGCGTCTCGATCAAACATCGTGCCAAAGTTGAAGAAATAAAGATAGATGGAAGCAAATTTGTTGTTGATTATCTACAAAAGAACCAAGGTTCTGAGAAAGAGAGTTTCTCTCGGGCGTTCGACGCTGTGATACTCGCTACGGGATCGGCACCCATCGGCTACAAGCTAGCGTCGTCGCTTGGACTTGATATGGTTCCGACTGTACCATCTCTGTTCACTCTCAATGCCAAGCTCGACGTCAAAGAAGGCGGTGTCTTGCACGGACTCTCAGGCGTATCGGTGCCATTGGGGAAAATTTCGTACCAAGTGCTTGCTCAACAACCAACCTTGGAGGTCCCCGGGGATATCACTATAacgacgaatacgaaaaAATCTGTTttggagcaacaaggtcCTTTGCTGATAACCCACCACGGGTTGTCAGGGCCAGCGGCCTTGCGCTTGTCTGCATTTGGAGCCCGAGAGCTCAATGGAGCGAATTACCGAGGCAAGTTGACTGTACACTGGGCACCCTCGTTGGGAAACGTTGACGACGTTTTCGAAGCGCTGTGGATGATCACAGGGACAAATCCCAAAAAGACTGTTTCTAGTATATGCCCACTGTTTTTGTCTGACGGTAGTACTGCCTTGCCGCGCCGGTTGTGGGCTTCCCTCGTCGGATGCTCGGGCTTCGCACTTGACCAAACCTGGGGACAGGCTTCTAAAAAGATAACGCGCCAGCTCGCTTTATTGGTAACAGCCTGTCCATTGCAGCTAACCGGAAAAGGAACATTCAAAGAAGAGTTCGTGACGGCAGGGGGTGTTGATTTGAAGCAGATGGACATGAAAACCATGCAAGTCAAGTCGTGCCCAGGTCTATTTGTATGCGGTGAACTTCTGAACGTAGATGGTGTGACCGGTGGATTTAATTTTATGAACTGTTGGGGGACTGGGTATGTAGCGGGTAGCAGTGCTGCTACATTTTCTGCTCAATCTTTGCCTTCCAATCAAGATTTTTCATTGGTTGAAGATTAG